Part of the Moraxella ovis genome is shown below.
CACCTAAAGCCGTTAAAAACTTCGCTAAGAAATTCCCACACTCTATGGGTGCATGGACTGCCGACTCTAAGACGCACGTAGCGACGATGACGGACAATGATTTCTTCCATAACGAAAAATCATTCACCGCACCGACCGCAGGCAGCGTATCTATCGTATTTACCGACAACGCTGGCAACCGCAGCGAACTTCGTAAGCCTGTTGCACTACTAGAAGGCGAAGTGTTTGATGCAACCGTACTGAACAAAAACGCCTTGGTAGCCTTCCTAGATCGCGAAATCAAAGACGCCAAAGACAAAGGCGTGCTGTTTAGTCTACACATGAAAGCTACCATGATGAAAGTCTCTGACCCAATCATCTTCGGTCACGCAGTTAAAGCATTCTTCGCACCAGTCTTCGAAAAATTCGGCGACAAGCTAAGCGCAGCAGGCGTGAACGCGAACAACGGTCTGGGCAACCTATTTGCCAACCTAGATAAGCTAGATGCCGAGACTCGCACCGATGTTGAGACGCTGATCGCCAAGTCTTACTTTGAAGGTCCTAGCATCGCCATGGTTGATTCTAACAAAGGCATCACCAACCTACACGTACCAAGTGATGTTATTATTGATGCATCTATCCCTGCGATGATCCGCACCTCAGGTCGCATGTGGAACCGTGATGGCGAACTACAAGACACCAAGATCGTCATCCCTGACAGTACTTATGCGCCACTATACGAGACCGTAGTATCATTCTGTAAAGAACACGGCGCATTCGACCCTGTTACCATGGGCACTGTGCCTAACGTTGGTCTGATGGCTCAAAAAGCTGAAGAATACGGCTCACACGACAAGACCTTTGAGATCCCTGCTGATGGTAAAGTTGAAGTGATCGATGAAACTGGCAACGTTCTACTAAGTCACGACGTACAAGCTGGCGACATCTGGCGCGCCTGCCAAACCAAAGACGCTCCGATCAAAGACTGGGTACAACTTGCCGTGAACCGCTCTCGTCTGTCTGACACTCCTGCTGTGTTCTGGTTGGATGAGAACCGTGCACACGACGCTCAACTGATTAAGAAAGTCAATGCATATCTGGCTGAGCTTGACACTGCAGGTCTAGACATCCGCATTCTAGCGCCAGCTGATGCTACTCGCTTCACGCTAGAGCGCCTAAAAGCAGGGAAAGACACTATTAGCGTCACTGGTAACGTACTGCGAGACTACCTGACCGACCTATTCCCAATCCTAGAGCTGGGCACTTCAGCGAAGATGCTGTCTATCGTACCGCTAATGAACGGCGGCGGCATGTTCGAGACTGGCGCGGGCGGTTCTGCACCTAAGCACGTTCAGCAGTTCAACGAAGAGAATCACCTACGCTGGGACAGCCTAGGCGAATTCTTAGCATTGGCAGTATCGCTTGAGCACCTATCACAAAAAACCGGCAACACCAAAGCTCAAGTACTGGCTGACGCACTAGATGCCGCCACAGAGAAGCTTCTACTAAATGACAAGTCACCTAAGCGTAAAGCAGGCGAGCTTGACAACCGTGGCAGCCACTACTACCTAGCAACTTACTGGGCGCAAGAGTTGGCAGCGCAGAACACCGATGCGCAGTTGGCGGCTGAGTTTGCACCAATCGCCAAGGCATTGACCGAAAATGAAGCAACCATCGTGAACGAACTGAACAGCGTTCAAGGCAAAGCCATTGACACCAAAGGCTACTACTCAGCCGATCGTGACGTACTGACCCAAGCGATGCGCCCAAGTGCAACATTTAATCAAATCATTGCACAACTTTAATCCATTCTCACAAAATACCATCTTTTTAGGTGGTATTTTTATTTTTGTATTATGAAAAACATCATCTTAAACGCGTTAAAATATTTACTGATCTTCATCGTCATCTATATGGCGGTGAATCTTTGGCGCGCACCCACTCTGCCCGACACGCCAGAGCTTCGCTATCAGACCAATCAAGGTCAGATCATTGATGCCGTCGCCCAAAGCCATGACACGCCTGTATTGGTGTATTTTTGGGGTACATGGTGCTCGATCTGTCGCATCACCACGCCGAATGTCGAGACATTACACGAGAATGGTACGCCTGTGATTACGGTTGCCACACGATCGGACAGCACGGTCGAATTGGCAGATTATCTCACCAAAAATCAGCTTGATTTTATGGTGATTAATGACTTGGATGGTCAGGTTTTTCAGGGCTGGCAAGGCAAAGTAACGCCATCGTTCGTCATCCTAAAAGACGGTAAAATTCATCAAAGCTTTACCGGCATCGCGCCACTTTGGTCGTTAAAATTAAGGCTTTGGATGGCGCGCCTTTAATGAGATTAACATTAGGCGGCTTTTTAGGCTTATGTTATAATAATCGTTTTTATTCTGTATTCATCAAGAGCACCCCATGAGCGCACAAGGCACATTATTCATCATCACCGCCGCCTCAGGCACCGGCAAAACCAGCCTCGTCAAAGAGCTACTCGCCACTACGGACAACCTAAAGGTCAGCATCTCGCACACCACCAGACAGCCACGACCTGCTGAATCTGATGGCGTGCATTATTATTTTACTGACAAGACGGCTTTTGAGCAGTTGATCGCGAAAGGTGCTTTTTTTGAATATGCTGAAGTCTTTGGCAATTATTATGGCACGAGCAAGCAAGCAGTGGATGACTTACTTAACCAAGGTATCGATGTTATCTTAGAGATCGATTGGCAAGGCGCATTACAAGTCAAAGAAAAATCCCCGCAAGCTGTGATGATCTTCATCTTGCCACCAAGTCTTGACGCGCTGCGCAGCCGATTGTCTAATCGCGGACAGGACAGCAGCGATGTCATCGAGACACGTCTGGCGGGCGCGGTCACTGAGATGAAGAACTACCATCACTTTGATTATGTTGTGATTAATGACGACTTTGGTACCGCATTGGGCGATCTACAAACCATCATCAAAGCACAGCGCCTAACCCTAACGCAGCAGACAGCTCGTCAAAACGCACTTATCGAATCATTGCTAAGCGACTGATCGCCCATGATGGCTCGCTTGGTACTGCTTGGGCTGCTTGCAGGGTTATTTTTTAGTACAACGTTTGTACTTAACGAACTGATGGCAAGCCAAAACGGTCATTGGTTCTGGTCGGCAAGTGGCCGCTACATCTTTATGTGGTTCATATTAAGCGCGCTCATCGCCCTAAAAGACGGCGTTAAGACCTTGGTTGGTCTTAGTGCGCTGTTCATGGATTATTGGAAATTCTGGTGTGTGACAGGTGGCATTGGCTTTGGTGGGTTTTATGCATTTTTGTGCTTTGGTGCAGATCACGCATCCGGCTGGATCATCGCCGCGACTTTTCAATTAACCGCTGTGGCAAGCTTGATTGTCTTGGCTGTATTTGGCGAGCGTCTGAACAAGCGCATCATTGGCACAAGTCTACTGATATTCATCGGTGTCCTAATTGCCAACCTTGGTGAAGGGCCGAACCACACCACAAGCAGCACAAGCACTTTATTACTGATGAGTGCACTGCCAGCATTCATTGCAGGATTTTGTTTCCCTGTGGGTAATCAGCTGGTCTGGTATGGTACTACTAAGCCCACGCATCACAACGCACTCACCCAAGCCATCCTACACATCACATCGCCACTCATGCACAGCGCCTTAAATAAAGTATGGCTGCTGACCACAGGCTCTTTGCCGCTATGGCTTGTGCTTGGCTTTGTCATACAGCCAGATTTGCCAAATACATCTCAAGTATTTAATACGTTTTTTGTGGCGTTATTTGCAGGTGTGATCACAACGGGTATTTTTCTGTTAGCACGCTCCAAAGCCACAACCATCGCGCAGATCGCCACCATCGATGCCACACAAGCGAGCGAAGTGCTATTTGCCATCTTAGGTGGCATGGCTTTATTAGGTACATCAGCACCGTCGCTCATTAGTATGATTGGGGTATTGATGATCATGGTGGGATTATTTGGCTTTGCCAAGATGCAGGCTTAAGTTATGCTGAATATTATCTTTGAGAACATCACGCCTGATTTTATGATTTACCTGCTGGATATGGTGGGTGTGGTGGCATGTGCGATCGCAGGCACGACACTGGCGCTGCATAAGAAGTTTGATTTTTTTGGTTGTATCTTGGTGTCCATGGTGAATGCCATCGGCGGCGGTACGATTCGTGACGTCATGCTCGATCGCCATCCGCTATTCTGGATGACTGATTTGAACTATGTCATCGTGATTACATTGACATCCCTTATTTGCCAGGTATTTTTTAATTATTATCAAAAAATCGATTGGACGCTCAAGTTCTTCGATGCGATCGGGTTGGCGGCATTTAGCGTGATCGGGCTCAAAGTCGGACTTGCACTCGAGGCGCATCCGATGATCGCTGTGATGATGGCGGTCTTAACCAGCATCGCCGGTGGTATCATGCGCGACATGATTTGTAATGAGATTCCGCTCGTTCTACAAAAAGAAATCTACATCAGCGCAAGCATCACGGGCGCTTTGCTGTATTTTACACTTGGGCAAATTGGCGCATCAGATGTCATTCAAGACACCTTAACACTCGTTACCATCGTCGGGGTTCGAATGCTGGCGATTCGCTTTGATTGGCATTTGCCCTCCATTCGCCTAAATTCCGACGTATAATAAAGAAAACCTGCCAAATTTAGCAGGTTTTCTTTATTATAAATATCGTCCGACCACATCCGCCATCAGCTCAATGTGCAGCGCATCGGTGTTCAGCGCAGGGATATACTCGTAAGACTTACCGCCTGCATTCATGAAGTTATCACGGTTCTCCGCCGCGAGCTCCTCTAAGGTCTCCAAGCAGTCAGCCGAGAAAGCAGGACTTAGCACCTGTACAGACACCCCTTTAGCCCCCCACTCACCAAGCAGCTCATCGGTATAGGGCTTAAGCCACTCTTGCGCGCCGAAACGTGACTGGAAACTCACCGCCCATTCATCAGCGCCCAATCCTAACTCGCTGGCGACCAGCACGGCAGTCTTACGGCATTGCTCAGCATAGGGGTCGCCCTTATCTGCATAGGGCTTAGGAATGCCATGAAAGCTCATTAATAGTCTATCAGCTCGTCCATGCTCCGCCCAGAACTTGCGAATGCTATCCGCAAGCGCCTTGATATACAGCGGATGATCATGATAATCGCGCGTGAACTGAATGGCAGGCATGTTGCGCTTATCCATGCAGTATTCCGCTACCTTATCAAATACCGCTGCCGTAGTGGTCGCCGAATACTGTGGATAAAGAGAGAAGACGATAAAGTCATCATAGCCTTTATCTTGAAGTTCCTTCATCACATGCTTAATGTTCGGATTACCATAAGTGGTAGCAGGGAACACAGGGGTTGGCGTGCCATTTTCGATGAGTTTGTCTTGTAGTAACGCAGCTTGCTGTTTTAGGATTGCAAGCAGCGGCGAACCGTCTGCCGTCCACACACTCTCATAAGCATGAGCCACTCGCTTGGGGCGTGTGGTCAATACGAATAGATTTAGGATGATTTGCCAAATGAATGGCGGAATCTCAATCACACGAGTGTCGGACAAGAACTCACGCAAATAGCGGCGCACACCTTGAGGCGTGGGCTCGTCTGGCGTACCTAAGTTCACAAGAATAATGGCGGTTTTCATGAATGTTTACCATTTAAAAATTTGACTTAGTTTAGCATTTTTTGACAAAAATAGCAGTTAATTTTATCAATTAACGACTTTATAGATAAAAAATATTCTTATTTGCATTGTTAAGTAGCATCGCATTCTGCTTGCAATTTATCTTGTTATAGAATAACATAAGCCAAATTTTTTATACTCTTACAGGATATTTTTATGAAAACCAACACTTGGCTACGCCCTACCGCCCTTGCCATCGCGCTTATCGGCTTGACCGCCTGCGGCAATGACGACAAGGCAACTACCACCACAGACAATGCCACGCCTGCCACGAGCGATAAGACACTCACGGTCGTTACCCCTTGGGAGATTACCAATGCCGACCCTAGCACGTCAGGCTTTGTCTATCAGCGTATGGGTATCGGCGAAACCTTGGTAGACGTGGACGAGGCAGGGGCAATTATCCCTGCCCTAGCCGAAAAATGGGAGACAGCCGACAACGGCAAAACATGGGTGTTTACGTTGCGTGATGATGTCAAATTCCATGACGGCACACCCATGACCGCCAAAGAAGTGGTAAACAGCCTAACGCTCGCCCTAAACAAGCCCACCGCCCTAGAAAGTGCTAATATCAAGCTTATCAAGGCAGTTGATGATAAAACGGTAGAATTCACTCTTGCTGAGCCTTTGACCACCCTACCGTCTTATTTGACACACGCCACTGCCATTATCCTAGCCCCAGCTTCCTTTGATGACGAAGGGCAAGCCACCAAAATCATCGGCACAGGGGCGTATCAGGCGGATAAGGTTGAGCCACCACAAAAGATTGAGCAGTCCGCTTATGCCGACTATTGGGGACAAAAAGCCCACATCAGTCGCATTAACTACCTTGCCAACTCTCGCAGTGAGACTCGCACCCTGCTTGTCGAGAGTGGCGATGACCATTTGGTGTACACCCTAGACAGTGCCAGCCTAAAACGCCTACAAAACAACAGCGACCTACAAGTGGCAACCCAAACGCTCGCTCGCACCATTGTCATTAAGATGAACATCGCCAATCCGCTCTTTACCGATAAGACCACTCGTCAAGCCCTATCTGATGCCATAGACCGTGAAGCCATTGCCAAATCGGTGCTACGCATTGGCGATGCGGGAGCGTATGAGCTACTACCGCCCATGTTTGGCGGTTGGCAGGCAGGCGTGGCAAAATCCACCCCTGATTATCCTGACATTAAAGCCAAACTGCTCGCCAATGGCTTTACCGAAGGGGCAAATGGCGTGCTACAAAAAGACGGTAAGCCCTTTACCATATCGCTCATCACGTTCTCCGACCGCCCGGAGTTACCGCTTATCGCCACCGCCTTACAAGACCAATGGCGTAAAATCGGTGTGGATTTACAAGTTAATATCACCAACTCATCAGAGATTCCCAAGGCTCATCAAGACGGCTCACTGCAAATGGCTCTGTACGCTCGTAACTACGGCAACACCCCAGACCCATTGGCTTCACTACAATCCGACCTAAGCCCACAAGGCAGCGACTGGGGCGTGATGAATTACCAAAACTCTACGCTTACCCAAGCCTTGCATGACATCGCCACCACAGCCGATGATGTCAAGCGAGATGAACTCAAAAAACAAGTCGCTACCATTTTGGCAGATGAGCGTCCGCTTATCCCTGTCGTGTACTACCAACAAAGTGCGTCCGCTCACAAGTCGCTACAAGGCTTGACCCTTGACCCCTTTGAGCGTAAATACAACCTAAATCAGCTTAAATGGTAATACTACGCCATGATAACCCAAAGAGCGACACACCATCGCTCTTTGATTTGTTTTTGGCTCTCTTAATTTGCTTTATACCTAAGTTTATGGTAACCATATCATTATGCTAAAACTACTCACATCACGGCTTATCCAACTGCTCTTGGTCGTCTGGTCGGTCGGCACTTTGACCTTTGTTCTTATGCGAAGCCTGCCCGGCGACATGGCGTATCGTATCGCTGCGTCTCGCTATGGCTACGACCAAGTCACCGCAAGCTCTGCCGACCAAGTGCGAGCCGAACTGGGGCTTGATTTGCCGTGGCATGAGCAGTATATAGCATGGTTTGGCGACCTGCTCCGCTTGGATTTGGGAGACTCGCTCGTCAGTGGGGCAAGCGTGTGGGAAGAGATAGCCCACCAGTTTGGACACACGCTGTCGCTGGCGTTTGTCGCTTTGATTATCTCACTCATCATCGCCCCACCGATAGGCATACTCTCTGCCCTGCGACCTAATGGGGTCTTTGACCGTTTTACCTTATTTATCGCCACCTTGCTCCGCTCCTCCCCTGCCTTTATCATTGGCGTGCTACTCATCACCATTTTTGCGGTGCATTTAAAATGGCTACCTGCCATCGGCTACGGCAAGCCGATTAACTACATCCTACCTGCTCTCACACTCGCCTTAGGTCTGTCGGCGGTCTCCATTCGGGTCAGTCGTAATGCGGCAGTGGCAGTGCTTGACTCTATATTTTATGAATTTGCCAAATTAAAGGGGCTAAGCCCTTGGCAGGCATTTAGACGACATGGCGTGCGTAACATTGCCATTCCCATTGTCGCCTATCATGGGGTACAGCTCATCTATCTCATCGAAGGCGTGGTCATCGTGGAAAGCCTGTTTGCATGGCCGGGTATCGGTCACGCCCTAGTTCACGCCATCATCGCCCGAGACATTCCAATGATACAAGGCTCGGCTTTGGTCATGGGTGGACTGTTCGTGGTGTTAAACGCCGTCTTGGATGTCATCAATCGCTACATTGACCCCCGTTATGAAGCTCACTAAACCTTATCAGCATTTGCCAAACTCCGGTATCAATTTGCCAATATTATGATGAAATACTTAAAAAACCTAACCCCCACTCAGCTTATCGGACTTATCATCTTGGCGGCACTCCTCATCTTTGCCTATGGTAGTCCACTCATACGCCCCCATGACATGGCACTGCAAAACCTAGATGTTATCCTATCTGCCCCCAGTGGCGAACACCCCTTTGGTACTGACCATCTAGGGCGTGATATGATGGCTCGCCTTGCGTCCGCCATTCGCTTGTCTTTTTCGCTCATTGTCGGCTCGGTGGGGGTGTCGCTCATCTTTGGGCTACTGTTTGGCTTGCTGGCGGGGATTTTTGGGGGGATTTTGGATAAGTTTTTTAACTTTATCTGTGATTGTATCATGGCGTTGCCCGGTTTATTGTTTATCCTACTGTTTGCATCTATCGCCCCCAACAGTTTTTGGTCGCTGTATCTGGGCGTATCACTTGTCATGTGGGTGGAGTTTTTTAAGATGACCCGTGCGATGAGCCTAAACCTACGCAAATCAAGCGAAGTACAAGCCAGTACACTCATGGACATGGGGCTGTGGTACATCATCAAACGCCACTATCTGCCACGGCTCGCCCCTGTCATGTGGACACTCTCGGCATTTGGGGCGGGTAATGCGGTGCTAGCCCTTGCCACGCTTGGCTTTGTCAATGTCGGTCTTAAACCGCCGACCGCCGAGCTGGGTCTGATGATGACCGAACTGTTTCCTTATTATTATGAAGCGCCTTTGGTGTTCTTTTTGCCGATTATCACCGTGTTTTTACTCGTGCTTTCATTTCAATTATTATCAGGCAAACAGGACGGCTAGTCATGCAAAATACCCAACCATCACCAGATATCTTAATCCGAATCAATAACTTATCTGTCCACACCACAGACGGTGCTACCTTAGTCGAGCCCATTAGCCTTAGCATAAAAAAGGGGCAAAATTTGACCATCTTAGGTGAGACAGGCTCGGGCAAAAGCCTGCTTGCCCGAGCGGTCATGGGGGCATTGCCTAAGGGCTTGACAGTCAAAGGACAAATTCTCATCAACGGCAAAACGCTCCATGACGGACAAGGCGAACTTGATGAACATCAATTTGCCAAGCTGTGGGGGCGTGATTTGACCATACTCCCCCAAGAGCCAGTGCGTTCGCTTGACCCCACCATGACGGTGTTTCGCCAGATTTGGGAAAGTCTGCATTTTGTCAAACGAACCGATGACTCTGCCGCCAAAGACACCACCTTACGCACCTTAGAGCAACTCTCGCTAGCCCACGCCAAAGACTACTATCCGCATGAGCTGTCAGGGGGCATGGCACAACGTGCATCCTTTGCGTCTGCCACCGTGAGTGGGGCGTACATGGTTATCGCCGATGAACCCACCAAAGGGCTTGACCACACCAATAAAATCGCTGTCGTGGACATGCTCGCCCAAGTCGCCAAACAAGGCGGCTGCCTTTTGACCATCACGCATGACATCGAAGTCGCCAACCGTCTAAGCACTGATAACGACCTGCTTATGGTCATGAAAAAAGGTAAGCTCTTAGAGCAAGGGCAAGCCACCGATGTCCTACAAAATCCCAAATCCGACTACGCCAAAGAGCTGATGAGTGCCAACCCTGCCACATGGACAAAGGCGGACATCGCACCTATTGACAAGCCCCTTTTGACCTTAAAAGACGTGGCCATCAGTCGTGGCAACAAAGAGCTGTTTAGTGGGCTAAACATCACGCTCCATGCAGGGCAAGCGGTGGGACTCATCGGCGATAGCGGTATCGGCAAAAGCTCGCTGGGGGACGCCATTTGCGGGCTTATCAATCCATCCAAAGGGGTGATGACATGGCACACCAAACCCAAACGCCACCAAGTGCTAAAACTCTACCAAGACCCACCGTCCGCTTTCGCCCAAAACATCACGCTCGGCACACTCATCAATGACGTGGTCAAGCGTCATCATCTTGATAAAAGCCAAATCGCCCCGCTCATGGAAGCCTTACAGCTCCACCCTGACCTACTGCACCGTACAAGCGAGAGCGTCTCAGGGGGCGAGCTTCAACGCATTGCCATCATGCGAGCTTTGATGATGAAACCTGTGCTACTGTTTGCCGATGAAGTTACCAACCGCCTAGACCCCATCACCCAAAAAACCACATTAGATTTACTCACGCACGCCTGTCGCACCCAAAACTGCACACTGGTTATGGTGAGTCATGACCACGATTTGACACGGCATTACTGTGATACGATGGTGGATTTGACGGATTATCGTTAGTCTGGTGTAGAGAGTTTGGTGTTTTAGCGACAAGAATTTTTGTCAAAATTATGCTAAAATAAATAGGTGTCAGTTATTAGCTGACACCTATTTATTTTATTCACAAAAACAACAATGCACGGAACGATCGTGAGCGAACAAGATAATAACACACCCACCCTTTTAGACCCCACATCGGTGGGCATCGTCACACCCCAGACACTACACTTTGATGAACCACTGCAATTAGAATGCAATCGAATCTTGCCATCATTCGAACTTGTCATCGAAACCTATGGGACACTAAATACCGACAAATCAAATGCCATTTTGATTTGTCATGCTCTATCAGGATCACACCACGCCGCAGGCTATCACAGTGAGAGCGACACCAAAGCAGGCTGGTGGGATGCTCTGATTGGTCCAAGCAAGGCGATTGATACTGATGAGTTTTTTGTGGTATGCCTAAACAACATTGGCTCATGTCATGGCTCAACTGGACCCACCACCATCAATCCAGACACAGGCAAGCTGTGGGAGGCTGACTTTCCACTCATCACCATCAAAGACTGGGTAAAAACGCAGGTGATGCTCTCTGACAAACTGGGCATTGACAAATGGCACGCCATCGTTGGCGGCTCAATGGGCGGTATGCAGGCGTTGCAGTGGTCGGTGGACTATCCTGACCGCTTGGGTCGTGCCGTCATCATCGCCAGCACGCCAAAATTGTCCGCCCAGAACATCGCCTTTAATGAAGTGGCACGCCAATCCATCTTGTCCGACCCTGATTTTCATGGTGGCTCATATGTCAGTCACGGCACCTACCCAAGGCGAGGACTCGTCTTAGCTCGCATGGTTGGGCACATCACCTACATCACCGAAGATGCCATGAAGGCAAAATTTGGGCGTGATTTGAAGTCAGGCAAGTTCATGTATGGCTATGATGTCGAGTTTCAAGTCGAGAGCTATTTGCGTTATCAAGGCGAGCGGTTCAGCAAAAACTTTGATGCCAACACCTATCTGCTCATGACAAAGGCTTTGGACTATTTCGACCCCACACGAGACCACACCCCTGACGGCTTGGACGAAAAAACCGCCTTACAACAGACGCTTGCTCGCACCAAATGCCAGTTTTTGATTGTCTCATTCAGCACTGATTGGCGATTCTCACCAGAACGCTCCATCGAAATCGTCGACGCACTCATCGCTGGTGGCAAAGATGTCAGCTTCATCAATGTCGATGCACCGCATGGTCATGACTCGTTTTTGTTTGACATTCCACGCTATGTCAATGCTATCAAGGGGTTTTTATCCGCCCCAAATCACAATCTTCCCCCAAAACACCCACAAAAAACCCATGACCGCCACGACGAGGAGCATCATGAATAACATCGACCATCAACTTGCCGAAAAATGGATACGCCCCAACGCCCGTGTACTGGACTTAGGCTGTGGTGATGGGACGCTGCTGGCACATTTAAAACATCGCTTGGGCGTGTCGGGTTATGGACTTGAAATCGACCCAGACAAAATCAATCAAG
Proteins encoded:
- a CDS encoding NADP-dependent isocitrate dehydrogenase; translated protein: MSKSTIIYTYTDEAPALATHSLLPIVQAFTKSADIEFVTSDISLASRILSQFPEYLTEEQRKADALAELGELVKQPDANVIKLPNISASVPQLLATIKELQGDGYNVPNYPTEVTTDEEKEIQARYDRVKGSAVNPVLREGNSDRRAPKAVKNFAKKFPHSMGAWTADSKTHVATMTDNDFFHNEKSFTAPTAGSVSIVFTDNAGNRSELRKPVALLEGEVFDATVLNKNALVAFLDREIKDAKDKGVLFSLHMKATMMKVSDPIIFGHAVKAFFAPVFEKFGDKLSAAGVNANNGLGNLFANLDKLDAETRTDVETLIAKSYFEGPSIAMVDSNKGITNLHVPSDVIIDASIPAMIRTSGRMWNRDGELQDTKIVIPDSTYAPLYETVVSFCKEHGAFDPVTMGTVPNVGLMAQKAEEYGSHDKTFEIPADGKVEVIDETGNVLLSHDVQAGDIWRACQTKDAPIKDWVQLAVNRSRLSDTPAVFWLDENRAHDAQLIKKVNAYLAELDTAGLDIRILAPADATRFTLERLKAGKDTISVTGNVLRDYLTDLFPILELGTSAKMLSIVPLMNGGGMFETGAGGSAPKHVQQFNEENHLRWDSLGEFLALAVSLEHLSQKTGNTKAQVLADALDAATEKLLLNDKSPKRKAGELDNRGSHYYLATYWAQELAAQNTDAQLAAEFAPIAKALTENEATIVNELNSVQGKAIDTKGYYSADRDVLTQAMRPSATFNQIIAQL
- the gmk gene encoding guanylate kinase, with amino-acid sequence MSAQGTLFIITAASGTGKTSLVKELLATTDNLKVSISHTTRQPRPAESDGVHYYFTDKTAFEQLIAKGAFFEYAEVFGNYYGTSKQAVDDLLNQGIDVILEIDWQGALQVKEKSPQAVMIFILPPSLDALRSRLSNRGQDSSDVIETRLAGAVTEMKNYHHFDYVVINDDFGTALGDLQTIIKAQRLTLTQQTARQNALIESLLSD
- a CDS encoding ABC transporter permease; protein product: MLKLLTSRLIQLLLVVWSVGTLTFVLMRSLPGDMAYRIAASRYGYDQVTASSADQVRAELGLDLPWHEQYIAWFGDLLRLDLGDSLVSGASVWEEIAHQFGHTLSLAFVALIISLIIAPPIGILSALRPNGVFDRFTLFIATLLRSSPAFIIGVLLITIFAVHLKWLPAIGYGKPINYILPALTLALGLSAVSIRVSRNAAVAVLDSIFYEFAKLKGLSPWQAFRRHGVRNIAIPIVAYHGVQLIYLIEGVVIVESLFAWPGIGHALVHAIIARDIPMIQGSALVMGGLFVVLNAVLDVINRYIDPRYEAH
- a CDS encoding multidrug resistance efflux transporter family protein, with translation MMARLVLLGLLAGLFFSTTFVLNELMASQNGHWFWSASGRYIFMWFILSALIALKDGVKTLVGLSALFMDYWKFWCVTGGIGFGGFYAFLCFGADHASGWIIAATFQLTAVASLIVLAVFGERLNKRIIGTSLLIFIGVLIANLGEGPNHTTSSTSTLLLMSALPAFIAGFCFPVGNQLVWYGTTKPTHHNALTQAILHITSPLMHSALNKVWLLTTGSLPLWLVLGFVIQPDLPNTSQVFNTFFVALFAGVITTGIFLLARSKATTIAQIATIDATQASEVLFAILGGMALLGTSAPSLISMIGVLMIMVGLFGFAKMQA
- a CDS encoding trimeric intracellular cation channel family protein — its product is MLNIIFENITPDFMIYLLDMVGVVACAIAGTTLALHKKFDFFGCILVSMVNAIGGGTIRDVMLDRHPLFWMTDLNYVIVITLTSLICQVFFNYYQKIDWTLKFFDAIGLAAFSVIGLKVGLALEAHPMIAVMMAVLTSIAGGIMRDMICNEIPLVLQKEIYISASITGALLYFTLGQIGASDVIQDTLTLVTIVGVRMLAIRFDWHLPSIRLNSDV
- a CDS encoding ABC transporter permease; its protein translation is MMKYLKNLTPTQLIGLIILAALLIFAYGSPLIRPHDMALQNLDVILSAPSGEHPFGTDHLGRDMMARLASAIRLSFSLIVGSVGVSLIFGLLFGLLAGIFGGILDKFFNFICDCIMALPGLLFILLFASIAPNSFWSLYLGVSLVMWVEFFKMTRAMSLNLRKSSEVQASTLMDMGLWYIIKRHYLPRLAPVMWTLSAFGAGNAVLALATLGFVNVGLKPPTAELGLMMTELFPYYYEAPLVFFLPIITVFLLVLSFQLLSGKQDG
- a CDS encoding ABC transporter substrate-binding protein, which produces MKTNTWLRPTALAIALIGLTACGNDDKATTTTDNATPATSDKTLTVVTPWEITNADPSTSGFVYQRMGIGETLVDVDEAGAIIPALAEKWETADNGKTWVFTLRDDVKFHDGTPMTAKEVVNSLTLALNKPTALESANIKLIKAVDDKTVEFTLAEPLTTLPSYLTHATAIILAPASFDDEGQATKIIGTGAYQADKVEPPQKIEQSAYADYWGQKAHISRINYLANSRSETRTLLVESGDDHLVYTLDSASLKRLQNNSDLQVATQTLARTIVIKMNIANPLFTDKTTRQALSDAIDREAIAKSVLRIGDAGAYELLPPMFGGWQAGVAKSTPDYPDIKAKLLANGFTEGANGVLQKDGKPFTISLITFSDRPELPLIATALQDQWRKIGVDLQVNITNSSEIPKAHQDGSLQMALYARNYGNTPDPLASLQSDLSPQGSDWGVMNYQNSTLTQALHDIATTADDVKRDELKKQVATILADERPLIPVVYYQQSASAHKSLQGLTLDPFERKYNLNQLKW
- a CDS encoding protein disulfide oxidoreductase yields the protein MKNIILNALKYLLIFIVIYMAVNLWRAPTLPDTPELRYQTNQGQIIDAVAQSHDTPVLVYFWGTWCSICRITTPNVETLHENGTPVITVATRSDSTVELADYLTKNQLDFMVINDLDGQVFQGWQGKVTPSFVILKDGKIHQSFTGIAPLWSLKLRLWMARL
- the hemH gene encoding ferrochelatase; its protein translation is MKTAIILVNLGTPDEPTPQGVRRYLREFLSDTRVIEIPPFIWQIILNLFVLTTRPKRVAHAYESVWTADGSPLLAILKQQAALLQDKLIENGTPTPVFPATTYGNPNIKHVMKELQDKGYDDFIVFSLYPQYSATTTAAVFDKVAEYCMDKRNMPAIQFTRDYHDHPLYIKALADSIRKFWAEHGRADRLLMSFHGIPKPYADKGDPYAEQCRKTAVLVASELGLGADEWAVSFQSRFGAQEWLKPYTDELLGEWGAKGVSVQVLSPAFSADCLETLEELAAENRDNFMNAGGKSYEYIPALNTDALHIELMADVVGRYL